One segment of Castanea sativa cultivar Marrone di Chiusa Pesio chromosome 3, ASM4071231v1 DNA contains the following:
- the LOC142628176 gene encoding ADP-ribosylation factor 2-like, protein MGLTFTKLFSRLFAKKEMRILMVGLDAAGKTTILYKLKLGEIVTTIPTIGFNVETVEYKNISFTVWDVGGQDKIRPLWRHYFQNTQGLIFVVDSNDRDRVVEARDELHRMLNEDELRDAVLLVFANKQDLPNAMNAAEITDKLGLHSLRQRHWYIQSTCATSGEGLYEGLDWLSSNIANKA, encoded by the exons ATGGGGCTGACATTCACGAAGCTGTTCAGCCGGCTTTTTGCCAAGAAAGAAATGCGAATTCTGATGGTTGGTCTCGATGCTGCTGGTAAGACCACCATTCTCTACAAGCTCAAGCTTGGCGAGATCGTCACAACCATTCCCACCATTG GTTTCAATGTGGAGACTGTGGAATACAAGAACATCAGCTTCACTGTCTGGGATGTCGGGGGTCAGGACAAG ATCCGTCCCTTGTGGAGGCACTACTTTCAGAACACACAGGGTCTTATATTTGTGGTGGACAGCAATGACAGAGACCGAGTTGTTGAGGCGAGGGATGAATTGCATAGGATGTTGAATGAG GACGAACTGCGAGATGCAGTGTTGCTTGTATTTGCTAACAAACAAGATCTTCCCAACGCAATGAACGCTGCGGAGATTACTGATAAGCTTGGCCTCCACTCTCTCCGGCAACGTCACTG GTACATCCAGAGCACCTGTGCAACCTCAGGAGAGGGGCTTTACGAGGGTTTGGATTGGCTCTCTAGCAACATTGCAAACAAG GCATAA